In Candidatus Woesearchaeota archaeon, one genomic interval encodes:
- a CDS encoding 2,3-bisphosphoglycerate-independent phosphoglycerate mutase, protein MQPKHKVMLIIRDGWGHGKDYKGNAITHADTPNHDFYTTHYPTTVLACTGNAVGNPEGVQGGSEVGHLTMGAGRIVWQPYELINRAIRDGSFFTNKVLQKAIQHCRDHNTKLHLNGLFSTEGIHADYHHMFAILELCKQQNFDRVFVHLTLDGRDVPERSALPMVEEAEKKIKAVGVGKIVSVCGRYYTMDRDRNWDRTKKGYELMVEGKGFTALSASEAIQKAYERGDKTDYYVQATCIVDKKGSPLGLVKDNDAFIWYNFRTDRSRQITAMMNSLAYCPEQPKTPVNVHYVCFCSYDSNWNLPVAFPQQKVTHNLGQTLAENGLKQLRTAETEKFAHVTFFFNSQQENPYAGEERILVPSPKVPSYDQKPEMSAYELTEQLLKKIGMYDFILVNYANPDLVGHSGVFEAVVKACEVTDACVGKIVTKALADNYVILLMADHGNADHMFYDDGSVDPSHGLNPITLTIISNDHTIKRAQLKMNRGLQDIAPTILKLMDVPQPKEMTGESLIKS, encoded by the coding sequence ATGCAGCCCAAACATAAGGTCATGCTGATCATTCGAGACGGTTGGGGTCATGGTAAGGACTACAAGGGAAATGCTATTACCCATGCTGACACACCCAACCATGATTTCTACACAACCCATTATCCTACAACTGTTCTTGCCTGTACAGGAAATGCTGTTGGCAATCCTGAAGGGGTGCAAGGCGGCAGCGAAGTTGGACATCTCACCATGGGAGCAGGCCGCATTGTCTGGCAGCCGTATGAACTTATTAACCGAGCAATAAGAGATGGATCATTTTTTACCAATAAAGTACTACAAAAAGCAATCCAGCATTGCAGGGATCATAACACGAAGTTGCATCTTAATGGTCTTTTTTCTACTGAGGGTATCCACGCAGATTACCACCATATGTTTGCGATCCTCGAACTCTGCAAACAACAAAACTTTGATCGTGTGTTTGTTCATCTTACCCTCGATGGCAGAGATGTGCCTGAACGCTCTGCACTGCCAATGGTAGAGGAAGCAGAAAAAAAAATAAAAGCAGTAGGTGTGGGAAAAATAGTATCGGTGTGTGGAAGGTATTATACCATGGACAGGGACAGAAACTGGGATCGAACAAAAAAGGGTTACGAACTTATGGTTGAAGGGAAAGGGTTTACTGCCCTATCTGCAAGCGAAGCAATTCAAAAGGCATATGAGCGAGGAGACAAAACTGATTACTATGTTCAGGCAACATGCATTGTGGATAAAAAGGGCTCTCCTTTAGGGCTGGTCAAAGATAATGATGCCTTTATCTGGTACAATTTTAGGACCGATCGTTCACGACAGATTACGGCGATGATGAACAGCCTTGCATACTGCCCTGAACAACCTAAGACACCGGTCAATGTGCACTATGTCTGTTTTTGTAGTTATGACTCAAATTGGAACTTGCCAGTAGCGTTTCCGCAGCAGAAGGTAACCCATAATTTAGGGCAAACCCTTGCCGAAAATGGTTTAAAACAATTAAGGACAGCAGAAACAGAAAAATTTGCCCATGTAACCTTTTTCTTTAATTCACAACAGGAAAATCCTTATGCCGGAGAAGAAAGAATTCTTGTTCCCTCACCAAAAGTTCCTTCCTATGACCAGAAACCAGAGATGTCTGCCTATGAATTAACTGAGCAACTCTTGAAAAAGATTGGTATGTATGATTTTATCCTGGTCAACTATGCAAACCCGGATTTAGTAGGGCATAGTGGTGTTTTTGAGGCAGTGGTAAAAGCATGTGAAGTAACTGATGCATGCGTTGGTAAGATTGTTACAAAAGCATTAGCGGATAATTATGTTATCCTTCTCATGGCCGATCATGGAAATGCTGATCATATGTTCTACGATGACGGAAGTGTTGACCCAAGTCATGGTCTCAATCCTATTACATTAACTATCATCAGTAATGACCATACCATCAAACGTGCACAGTTAAAAATGAATAGAGGACTCCAAGACATTGCGCCTACTATTTTAAAGCTCATGGATGTACCGCAACCAAAGGAGATGACAGGAGAGAGCCTTATCAAATCATGA
- a CDS encoding U32 family peptidase: MSKKTRQQSKQELLAPVGNWAMLSAAVQAGCDAVYFGTKELNMRVTAQNFACDELKNVVTYCHKHGVKAYLTLNVIIYDDELEQLKKIVSAAKKAKIDAIICWDLSVIQEALHQKIEVHLSTQASVSNSKAAAFYKQLGISRIVLARECTLEQIIAIKKKVKVELECFVHGAMCVSLSGRCFMSQFLYGRSANRGECLQPCRRSYDACLITDQETKKELQLENHYVMSAKDLCTLPFLDKLIAAQIDVFKIEGRGRSPEYVKTVVSCYREAIDAYALGKFTPRLVNKLLTKVKTVYHREFSNGFYMGVPINAFTNSYGSKATTKKEYIGKVCNYYKQKQVADILLESGTLAIGDSLLIIGDTTGVVEQNVESIQINNAPTKAAQKGEHIGLKTASLVRARDKVYKVTRLSD, translated from the coding sequence ATGTCTAAGAAAACACGACAACAATCAAAGCAAGAACTTTTAGCACCTGTGGGGAACTGGGCTATGTTAAGTGCTGCTGTCCAAGCAGGTTGCGATGCTGTTTACTTCGGAACAAAGGAACTAAACATGCGGGTTACTGCACAAAACTTTGCGTGCGATGAACTCAAGAACGTGGTTACGTACTGCCACAAGCATGGAGTTAAGGCATACCTCACCCTCAATGTTATCATCTATGATGATGAACTTGAGCAACTGAAGAAGATTGTCTCTGCAGCAAAAAAAGCTAAGATTGATGCTATTATTTGCTGGGACTTGAGTGTTATTCAAGAAGCATTACACCAAAAAATAGAGGTGCATCTCAGCACTCAGGCCTCTGTTTCAAATTCCAAAGCAGCTGCCTTCTATAAACAATTAGGTATCTCCCGTATTGTTCTTGCACGTGAATGTACCCTAGAACAAATTATAGCAATCAAGAAAAAAGTAAAAGTAGAGCTTGAGTGTTTTGTTCATGGTGCCATGTGCGTTTCTCTTTCAGGGAGATGTTTCATGTCACAATTTCTCTATGGAAGGTCAGCAAATAGAGGAGAATGTCTTCAACCATGTCGACGATCCTATGATGCCTGCCTGATTACTGATCAGGAAACAAAAAAAGAGTTACAACTGGAAAACCATTATGTGATGAGTGCAAAAGATCTTTGTACCTTACCCTTTCTTGATAAACTGATTGCCGCTCAGATAGATGTCTTTAAAATTGAAGGCAGAGGAAGAAGTCCTGAATATGTCAAAACCGTTGTTTCGTGTTATCGGGAAGCCATTGATGCCTATGCTCTGGGGAAATTTACACCACGATTGGTTAACAAGTTATTAACAAAAGTAAAAACAGTATATCATCGCGAATTCTCAAATGGGTTCTATATGGGAGTTCCCATAAATGCCTTTACCAATAGCTATGGAAGTAAGGCGACAACAAAAAAAGAATACATCGGAAAGGTATGCAACTATTATAAACAAAAACAAGTAGCTGATATTCTTTTAGAAAGTGGAACACTGGCAATTGGAGATTCTCTTCTCATTATTGGAGACACAACAGGGGTTGTCGAACAAAACGTAGAGTCAATCCAGATCAATAATGCTCCAACAAAAGCAGCCCAAAAAGGAGAACATATTGGACTGAAAACCGCATCATTAGTTAGGGCAAGAGATAAAGTCTATAAAGTAACACGGTTGAGTGATTAA
- the trpA gene encoding tryptophan synthase subunit alpha — MQKTDNIGIKSGKAFIPFTVLGYPDEETTIEIIRTMAENGSDMLELGFPFSDPIADGPILQEANTKAVKKGVTTDTCFGILNEIRSFTKLPIGLLLYYNLVYQYGIRIFYKTCSDLRVNTILIADVPLEESDDIIKAAESYGIKTVFIVSELTDDERLKQIKTKTTGFIYIVSKIGVTGKKMGIPDVTREVLQKLKKCTDLPLFVGFGISNPEDVRKVCETGADGALCGSAIIELINENINNKQLMISNLGDFIKEMKRATENEK; from the coding sequence ATGCAAAAAACTGATAATATTGGAATAAAATCTGGTAAGGCATTCATACCGTTTACTGTTCTGGGCTATCCTGATGAAGAAACCACTATAGAAATAATAAGGACAATGGCAGAAAACGGTTCAGACATGCTTGAATTAGGATTCCCCTTTTCTGATCCTATTGCAGATGGCCCAATATTACAAGAGGCAAATACAAAAGCAGTAAAAAAAGGGGTTACTACAGATACTTGTTTTGGCATACTGAATGAAATAAGGAGTTTCACAAAGTTACCCATTGGCCTCCTGCTTTATTATAATCTTGTTTATCAATATGGAATAAGAATATTCTATAAAACATGCAGTGATCTCAGAGTTAATACTATTTTAATAGCAGATGTGCCACTTGAAGAATCTGATGACATTATCAAAGCTGCTGAAAGTTATGGAATTAAAACCGTGTTCATTGTTTCAGAGCTTACTGATGATGAGAGGCTTAAGCAGATAAAAACCAAGACTACAGGATTCATCTATATTGTTTCTAAAATTGGGGTTACTGGTAAAAAAATGGGTATTCCTGATGTTACCAGAGAAGTTCTACAGAAATTAAAGAAATGTACTGATTTGCCTCTTTTTGTAGGTTTTGGAATAAGTAATCCTGAAGATGTCCGTAAGGTCTGCGAAACTGGAGCAGATGGTGCTCTATGCGGATCTGCCATTATTGAACTAATAAATGAAAATATTAACAACAAACAATTGATGATTTCAAACCTAGGAGATTTCATTAAAGAAATGAAAAGGGCTACAGAAAATGAAAAATAA